CCagatcaaattttcaaatcggtTTTGTTTTTGAGTTGGCTGCCATCtttattgttgttttccttcaaaagcaAGGTTTGACCCTAATGCTTTTATCTATCTGCTGGGACTAGGACCACTTCACCAGCCTCGAGTGCAAAACTAAAATCCTGACGATATATAGAACAGGTGATATTTGCTTTTAGGTTAATTCCTTCTTTTGGCTTaagaatttgatctttcctgaTACTGATTATACTGATTTTTCCCTTTATGCGTATCGAAATTAAATCAACAATAGAGCACGAGATCGTCGGACAAAGTCTAAGTCCATATAAGTAAATGAACTTGTCCTGTGGCTCTACGCAACTTAATTTCCATAATTCGGATTAGACGTAAGATGCTGAATCGATCGATCGCGATGCAAATAAGGAAAACatcgggaaaaaagaagaagaaaaaacttcaTTGTAACCTTAAAACCAgtctgaaaatattttgtagCCCAGAATGGAAAGATTCTGGCTAGAGCTCGCTTTGATCATCTCTCCTCTGTTTCTGTGACTAACCAGTGCCTGTTCATCGCTGCACATTCTCCCTCTCATCTCTCTCAGCCGATTTTCTGtcgttttcttctctctctcttaaagtCTCTGTCTTcttccccccccctccccccttgCCTAAGGAACGTCCTCCATTCACAGGGATTAAAAAAGAAgtctttctctctgtttttcacCCTCTTCAAGGTTCTTGCTGTTTGTCATGGCTCCTCAGTTTCCTGTAGCATCAAGAAGCAGAGCTCGAACGAAGAAAGGAGATCCCTATGCCAGATATTTCTCCAAGGCGGAACCTGGAAGAAGGAAAGGCAGTTCAGGAACGGACATCGGTGGCAGCAGAGCTCGGCCAAGAGCCTCCTCTGTTTCGGGTGGCTTGGGAGCCGGAGGCGTGGCTGGGGATGACGGCCATGAGGTCATCATCATTACCGACAATGAAGACGGAAGTGACGAAGCTATTTCGGTGAGTGGGAGtgttgaggaggaagaagagccCTGCAATTACAGACTTCAGACAGTGCGCAGGTTCGAGCCTAACCAGATTTCACTAAAAGGTAAGGacattgttgttgttgatgaCGTTGGTGGTGATTCTGATAAAGAGGAGAGCACAGACTTTCAGTCTGATGATGACTTGATATGCTGCGGTGAAGGGAGAAGTGTTGGCGAACAGGGTGAGGGAAATGGCAAAAGTTTCGGATCCGAGGGTGACCATTATGCGCAGAATCTGTCCTGGAAGAACACTCCATCAGTGACCAAAGATCCTGAGGCTGTTCTTAGCTCAGGTCATTTGACCTCTTCAACCGAGAGCTCAACTGCAGCTGATGATAGCAGTGATGAGGATTACGTTGCGTACATGTCAGAAAGATTGAGCACAGACGGAGAAACTTCCTTGAGCTCAGAAGAGTATAGCGAGCGTGAGGAAAAtatgaagagaaggaaaaaaagaaaacgtaaGGACAAAGGCGAATCAAGCCGTTTATACAGTGCAAGGAAGAATAATAAGAAGGTTGCTATTGACTGCGTAGATGATCCGATAATTGACGATGTGGGAAGAAAAGAGAATGCGGAACATAGAGTTTCGTGGGTCAATGAATGGTTGCTGGATGatgaggaggagaaaaaaaaggaagaaacgatTAATATCAATCGATTGAATGCAGAAATCGACTGTCCTTACAATAACGACAATGGAAAGACTGAGTggatggaggaaggaggaagctCTAGGGTGTCGGAGCGCAGAAGAGGATCGAGGGAAACAGAAGAAACAGGACGCAggggtgaagatgatgatgaactgtTGCAGGGGGAAGGCAAAGCAGCAATTGAGTTGGATGGAGTGAATGCTGAAACAGATGTCTCTTTCAGTAATGAGAACGAAAAGACGGGGAAGATGGAAGAAAGAGGAAACTTTAGAGCGCTGGAGGAGGAACAACTGAAGCAGAGCCGAGAGAAGTCAACTTCCCGTAGTAAGGTCTCTGGCATTGACAGAAGAATGGAGGAGAAAAGATGCAGAAAGCATGTACAGTCAGGCTCTGCTCCTGTCATTCGAAATTCGACTTCATCGAAAGTAGAAGGTCGGAAGGAGAGGGATTCAGGCATGTCCTGTAGCAGCCAACATCtgcaaaagaagaggaagcatgAGGATTGCAGCAGAGAGAAAGCGTCTGCAAATGGAGTTGCCAAGAATGATTGTAGGGCCAATTGGAAATCTAGAACTAGGAGGGAGAGAGCTAGGGAACCATGGTTAAATAAGTTCTTCGTACTCGCCGATTGCCTATGGGGCAAGGATGATCTTCAAGatgataaagagaaagaaaatgcgGATGAAGACAAACAGTGTGCTGGTGACAGTACCGTGAAGGCGGAGAGAAGAGAAAGCATGGAGTGTGGAATCTTGACTAAGCCGGAAGAGGGTGTTGGGGCGAATCAAGCGGAAGCAAGCAAAGATAGTAGGAGCACCCGAGACTATGGAATCCGCCGGGAGAGATCCAGCAAATCGAAAGaattcaaatatttcaaacGTCCTGCTGAGAAGTTCAGCAGCAATTAGGATGATGCTGGTCCAAAGGAAGTTGTACAGGACATAGCCAGTAGGACAGAGCCATGGGCGGATGCGTCTCCGTTTCCTGTGAAGGTCTCCGCTTCCTGTGAAGTTCTCCTGAATAGATGAGGAACCGGAACCGACAGATGGACAAGAAGTGGGGCGACACGGAATTTTATCTTAGGGCTGGTGAAAATTGGATGAACACAAAATGAGGTTGTATCAGGAATTACACACAGTGAATCAAATGTCTATAGTAAGTTGTATCAGGAAGCTGAGTTGTAGTAAAAGTGTACATGGCAACGTACAGAATGAGGTTGAGTAGCATTGTGTTCGAAGAAGTCAATTCACATCAACGGTCCATGATCATGTCAAGTGCATGGCATAAAACTAATCCGGTGAAACCACCAAGATGAATAGTTTAGTGATAAATGATCTTCTATTTTTCACGAGATCACGAGTTCAATTCACTTCTTGGTTCTTCAAGTTGAAGATGTTGCAAGTAACATAACTCGTAGCTTTTATCCGCGGAATGTGACATTCGCGATCATTTAAGCAAAACCAAATGATTCAGAAAAAGGTCAAACAAAGATCTAGGTCCTTTTATTTGTCACTTTAAGGAAAAAGATCAAGGTTACATATCATGTAATCcaggaaaaaataatatactTGAATATAGATCACCCCCAACTCTCATTCACTTGCTTTTCCCTGTTCGCTGACCGCTAAAACGGTGAAACAAGATTATCCTCTTACTAAAATTGGATTACCAATGGTGTATAGAGGTTCTGTTCCATGTCCTAGTTGACATCCTTCAATCATAAGAAACCAGCATCTCCCTTGCTACTGTTTACATCATTCAAGATAAAGTACCCTTCCACTTGCGTGTGTGAGAGAGATATAGAGAGACACAgccacatagagagagagagagagagagagagagagagagcttcaaaGATGTCCATTTTCCCATTCAGAAAGCCAAAAGAATTTCACTTGAGGATTATTTTATCGAAGAAATTACCGTGCAGGATCGACCAGCACAGAATGTCGGAGAAATCTCTTTTCCCGTCAGTTCCAGATGTCAGTCAAGCACattaaagggggaaaaaagacgGGTGATGCTGAAAATGACCAACCAAGAACAGGCCCAGGGTTTGAAGACTTAGCCGGTTAGAGCTGAGTTGAGAGCACTATGCACATCCACTCCGATTTGTGCTTCGGCTTTTTCCAAGTCCGTGGAGGCTGAGTTCAGCTTCTGGGTAAAATCAGCAAGCCCCTTCTGGACCAGGCTTGCATCAATTCGATCAAGCGGTACAGCCTCAACAGCAATAATATCCGCATATGAGTTTGCATGGACGAACGCAAAGCCGCTGCTAACAAAGTACTTTGTCACTTCATTTCCATCGTGCACCAACATAATTCCAGGTTTTAGTTCTGCAATTGTGGACACATGCCCAGGAAGAACACCAAGTTGTCCTGTTGTAGCTGGTACTATGACCATGTCCACCTGAAAGAGAGGAAAGGGAGATTATCCACAACAGCAAATGTAAGGATAGCATGATATTCATCCCGCAGCAGCAACAGAAGCTTTATTGATCCAAGCAGTGCTTTAATTTTGTGCTCAAGAAATGCATTAAAAGCTTGTAACGTCATAATACGATATATGTAGCATCAAAAGACCAATTTGTTCCTCCTAGTACTCCAAAATAATAGTAGCTATCACACTCCTTCGATAAATCCCTACTTGTATTGCCACTCCAAGCTTCCAATCTCCATTCTCCTCAGTAGCATTAATATGTCGTGGGAGTGAATCAGATTAAATGAGCATGACCAATCAAACAATGAGACAGGAGAGAATATAAGGTCTATCAGAGCATGAACAATATCAGGTTTAAAGTAGTAACTACTATCAATCAGGAGAAAAATACCAATAtcccagggaaaaaaaaaaccatcttcTAAGGGATTCTACCTGACCAGAGCAAATCTGGAATCAACTACCAAGTCTGCCACAACAGTAAGAAACCCATGAGGTCACTAGAATTCTAGACAACAGAACTGCTAATAGCCCATAGACTTGGGCCATAACTTCAGGGATTATTCTATTCTAGAAAAACAGATCATATAGAGAGGAGATAGAGTTATCTTCTTTTAATAGCTCTCCGTGGACCAAGTTGTACTGAGGTCAAGATACTAATGGAATAAGGGAGGAATTGTATAGCTATTTTGTTGGAATAGAGTAGGAGTGGAATAGTAACTCCAGGACTATTACTTCTTTGGTTCATTAGAATTGCCCGAgatcaaaaaattagagaatcaCATCAGAATACCAAAAATTCACTCTAGCCAGTTTTAATCCATAAAAAACTAAAGCCTAATAACCTATAATACTGTTGCAATTTCTTTTGATCACCAATAGCAGCAATCTTTTCTTTCGTAAAGATATTTCTGTCCAAAAGTTAATCTCCCTTTCACCTTTTTCATCACTTATATTTGCACCTTCAAAGCAGCAGTTTCTTGAATTTGCATCTCTTATACAAACATGCTCATATCACCATTACCAGCAATTGATAGAACCGAAATGAAATAGGATATTTTTTATGAGTGACTGGATCAAATCAAACAATACAAATTATATTCCAAAATCTACGCAACACTAAAACTGACTTCTTTTACAGCTTGCAAAGCACTTGACATGGACAACTTCTTTTGCTTTAATAATTTAAATGCTTCCAATGAAATTCATGCAAATCACTTTGGTTACAAGTGGTGGCAGCTAAATTCGGCTCAGGAGTTGGATGCACCCCAAAAATGGAAAGATGTCTAACAACCAGGGGCTTGGAGATGGAAAGAGAAGGCTGGAAGGACTTCCACATTTCCATGGCATGTAAGATGGGGGGAAAGTGGAATGTATTTATATTCCAAGATGGGTGTGGTATTGCACCTCTAAGAAAACAATCCTGATTTATTCGTTTCTACCAAATTACAAGAAGCTTTCCCAAGATAAACCATGCTTGGTAATTATAAACATTAGCTTTTTCCTAAACCTTAAGCTATATCAGAATCAttcaactggaaaaaaaaaaaacaacgtaTTTCAATGGAAATGCTGTAAATCAAGGGTGTTCACAGTGAAAACTTTTGTTGACCATTGATATTATTGTCTAATCACGATTCTCACTCACTTTGTCCGTGAACTACTTAGATTGGGAAACATAAAAACCAAACATGGTATGCGAGCCACAAAAGCCAAAGTTAACTGTTAAATATGATATCAAATGTATTCCTTGGTTTGGGTCGACGAAGCAATGCCACTCATAGTTCCCAAGAAGACAACTTGGGAAAGGAACTTTCCAGCATAATTTTCTTTCACTGTTTGGAAAAGTGCAGGGCAGATTCTCACCCCCGACTCCTTCAAAAAAGGAGTAGAGTTTCAGAAAGAGGATCTTTCTTACATGGAGACAAAAATGCCTCTATCTAGTTTTACACTACCCTTGAAAGTGCTGATTCTACAACATTTTTAAGATTCTGTGGGGATTAATTGGCTCATGGAATATTGGAAGAGTATTAAAGAGTTAAATCAGTGTACCCTTTGGTTTCGAGCAAGTCTGAATTTGCTGGATTTCTGTTGGCATTATGCTAGTTGAAGAAAAGAGTAGAAAGGCTTTTGACAGGAACAGCGCTTCTATCAATCTTCCCACAGATGGATTATCAGTGCTTTGATGGCCTTTCATATTCTCTCTCTGGTTAATGGTCTCTTTCCAGGGCTTGATCTCTACTTATATATGGGTTTGCATTCCTTAGCACCTCCACAGTGAAGTTTTCTTTCACTTAGTTCTTGATGAACAACAAGCAGACTGAATAAGGATCAGCATGTCAAAGAGATGGCACAAAGGCAAACCTAGAAAATGAAACAGGAACTACAAAAAGCACCACTTATAGTTGAGTCTACAGTCAAACAAATAGGTGTTTAATCTTGAATTGAAACTTCAATGTAGCACTACCTCCCCAGTAGTAAACTATCCTAGAACAGATTAGCAAGTTCTTGAACAGGGGAAAAATAAATTCGCCATTACTTACACTAAATCACTCTACAAACCCTCAGAATTGCGCAACTTGCATGCTTGTCAATGCTTGTCCTTCTAATTCACACACTATCCAATCATATCCCTCCACCATCACCCCTTCCCCACGCCGAGAGCAAAGCACAACACTAGAGAACTATCTGAAACACACGAATAACTAAATAATTGATCTCTTAGACATTGGTCAAGGTGGCAGCTTTCAAGGTATGAGAATTTACACAAAACAGCTATGCCCAAGCCGGCATTAGATCCATGCAACTAGCCCTTAAAACGCCTCAATACCCTACATTCAACACAAAAAACGCATTGCAAAAGCCCGACCTTGGACATCGGAAACACTACATAACCAACTCCACCCTAGAACAAACACCAGAAAACTCAACTCATCCGCCATCCCGCAATCATCCATACACAGCCAATccaaaatcaaccaaaaaaaaaaaaaagaaaagcaatgcaTCCAAACAGAAATGACTGATTCAGCCAATCGAGCTCCAGAAACGAACCTCTTTTTGGGACAGCTCCGACGCATAAGGAAGGACGAAATTGACGGTGAGCTTGGAGGGGATCGACGACAGCGTGGGAGGCCTCGGCTGCATGAAGGAGAGAGGGGTTTGGGGAGGGTCGATGTTGGGGATCACCTTCTTCCACCCCTCCACGAAAGCCGCGTCGGCCGTCTGCGCTGCCGTTACATCCGCAGAGAAGGGACGGGAGGGGGCCCACCTCGCAGCGGCGGAGGTCAGGATGGACCGGTGGAGCAGCTTCTTCGTGGCTTGCCGGAACATGGCGGATCGAGGTGGGCAGTTCGCTCGGCTGTCGCGGGGtcggagaagatgaagaaaagagatttgagagagagagagagagagagagaggtcgcAGTGATTTTGCCTCTCTCACCGGAGATTGACCTTCTTTGACTCagtatttacttttttaatcgAGATTATCTTCTAGTAAATGTTTTCGTACGTCGTATATAAATAATTTGTAAAGATTCAAATTTGTTCaaatcaaatgtcaaaaaattACAATACACAAATTATACATCACATGACATGGTCAAAACGAATTATGTAAGTTACTCACAGAGCACGTAAATTGAGTACGGCAAATTGATTATCCATTTCCCGAACGATTCTAACACCAATACGATGATGGACCCAATATCACTAGTTCCTTATTAATATCTACCGTATTGTACAACGTAAAGATATATAAGCTCGATTGGGCCGATAAACTTCTTTAGTTGTATATTAACGAGTTGGAACTTGACTTGACAAGATATTCAAATAATATCGAACTTAAATTGGATTAGAAATCGAGCGAGTTAGCATGTGATCATCAAGGTAAGCCCGAGTAATTTAATTCGAGTGATCATCGAGCCAAGCCCGAGTTATTTGCGAGTAACTTTGCTCAGCTTTACCCTTACTTTTTTGGTACAAAATAAGTGTCCGTTGGGAATGCCTCCTTCGTTTGCGCAAGGGTTTAATCCTTCTTTTGCATGTTGAATTAAAATTATTATCAACACATATTAAGTATTCAATGGATTTTCGAATTATTAATTGTGCATATAACGAGTACAGTCAGTGCGCTGGAAATTATAATATTTCCTCATTTGATCATGGCaacattttttataaattttttttgtctgattctATTATGAAAGTCACATTATGTGCGCTAAGTGTCGTGTCTAGATTGCGAAACCTGTTCCCTCCTCATGCATCCTCATTATATAACTTATAATCTAAaacaaaatccaatattatatatatttttttataaaattccaagttttcttttggccattttccatcTACCTCTCCATGAGCTGCTTCTTCTGTACACCGGACTCGACCTAGACTGTCGCCGGCGATCCACTAGCTCAACACCCCCATGACGAATACCCCGCCGCCGCCCGTCTCGGAGCTCCGGTGGCACGTAGCCGTCGCCACCTGCCTCAAGCTCCTCTTGATCCCCTCCTACCGCAGCACCGACTTCGAGGTCCACCGCCACTGGCTCGCCCTCACCcactccctccccctctcccgcTGGTACACCGACGAGACCAGCCCCTGGACCCTCGATTACCCTCccttcttcgccttcttcgAGCTCCTCCTCTCTTACGCCGCCCGCGCCGTCGACCCGGTCATCGTCCACCTCCATCGTGGCCTCAACTGCCGTTCCGACTCCGTCGTCCTCTTCCAGAGGATCACCGTGATCGCCGCCGATTCGTGCCTCTTTTACGCGGTGTACCGCCTGACTAGGAAATGCGAGCCGCGTAAGGGGAGATTGATCTGGGCCTTGGTGATCTGGTCGCCGATGCTGCTGATCGTGGACCACGTGCATTTTCAGTATAATGGGTTCTTGCTGGGGATTTTGCTGCTGTCAATTTCGTACTTGAGCGAAGGGAAGGACTTGGCGGGTGGGTGTTTGTTCGCGATATTGTTGTGCTTTAAGCACTTGTTTGCTGTGGCTGCGCCGGTTTACTTTGTATACCTGTTGAGGCGGTGCTTCCGAGGCACGTTTGTGAGAGGCTTTGGTCGGCTTTCGGCTCTAGGGGTGGCGGTCATTGCGATTTTTGCGGCAGCTTATGGTCCATTCATTTACCATGGCCAGGTTAGTGCCTGCCCTGATTTCCAAAATGCTGAAGTAGTTGTGCAATGCTGCTTtatttctgttttttatttGGGGGCAACTTCTCGTGCAATGTGGAATCACAGAGATCACTAGTTAATTATGTGAACTGTCAGATGGTTTCTTCATTTTATTGGAATGGTACAATTGGTGTAAGATTATAATTTAGAGGTGATGGCTTTTAGGTGATCTTGCTGCTGTGGGCTATTCATTTAGTGGGAAGGACAGGTCCTCTGAGGATTTTTCGGATGAAGGCCATTTTATTTCCGTTTTGAGTGTTATATTGGCTTTTACTTGGTGTTCTGGTCATGAAAGTTCATAATTTCGCCTTTTCTGGCAGTGGAACATGGAGTTCTCTTGAGTTTGAGCGTGAATATTGATGTAGGAAAATGGAGAACTTATCCAGAAAGTCGGGACTATGTTTCGTAGCAACTGCTGTTTTATCTAGAAAAAGGAATACAGGAATGCGGCAATGTTGGGTTCTGAGGGTCATTTGAGCCTGATTGTAGAGCACCTATCATTCTTTTAAGTTTTAACATGTCTATGGGGCTTGAGTTTGGTACTTACTCTTTTTACTTAACTTCCTAGAAGTTACGGTGACAAGATCTACTTGTGTGTTAGGATTTGTAATACACCTTAAAGCGGAACCTTTTCTCTTCCACCTGTGGTTACAGCCATATCTGGTTGCCGATGCAACTATGTTTTCCAGTTCATGATGTTACAAGCACAGTTGCTCCCAAGATTCCATATGGAAAAGCTTGGAAGCTTACTTATGCATAGCTTGCTTATGGTTTAGATTATAGTAAATTATATTGCGGACACTGTGCTGACTAAAGCTTGCTTATGCAGACTTAAAGCTTACTTTTATGTCTGGTAAATATGTTCTTAGAATAGTCAGGATAGAATCATTTATCCATTCAATGTAGGAGCCTCCTCTTTTGTATCAACTTTAACTCCACGGATGATCTCTTGAGCAGACGCTACATGCATTTGGCCTGTGTAATCTGCTTTAAGACAGGCCTGCTATCACATCTTCCTAAAACTTATTTTGTATCATTCGATCCTTCTTGGAGAATCTAGATAGCTTTTATTGACTATATGTGCTTTTCACCATAAGATTTTATGGGTGCCACTCATATTTGACAGCTGATTTTGTGCTTGTGTTTGTTAATGCAGTTGATTAGTGCATAAGTATTGAACTCTATCTGTGCAGATGCAACAAGTCATTCGCCGTATGTTTCCATTTGGCAGGGGGCTTTGTCATGCTTACTGGGCACCAAATATGTGGGTTTTCTACATCGTAATGGACAAGGTGCTGTCTTTTGTGCTAAGAAGATTGGGGTTTGACATTCAAATGCCTGCAGCGTCATTCACTGGTGGGCTCGTGGGAAATTCATCGCCTTTTGCTGTACTTCCACAggtaatttcattaaatttgcaaTTAATCTGGCCTTAAGGCTCTGCCAATCTGATGACTCATGTATAGTCAAGGAGGAGTTGATTAAGTCGCTTTGTTGATTTGTATTTTCCTGGTAATGTTCTTAGCAGTTCAGCtgatttcttattttctccGAAGAAACATATTATGGCAGAGGGTTgcccaaatttcatattcttaATTCCATGTCTCCCACATTTTTACACTTgggaaatgcaatttttgacaaaaaaaatatgcatttaGCACACATTGTGGGGACCAGAGTCATTGATCTTTTGAGTTTTCAGATGACCAGTAATTTCCCTGTAGCATTGCCATCTGATGTTGCATATATATTTTAAC
This sequence is a window from Rhodamnia argentea isolate NSW1041297 chromosome 3, ASM2092103v1, whole genome shotgun sequence. Protein-coding genes within it:
- the LOC115732211 gene encoding ATP synthase subunit delta', mitochondrial-like — its product is MFRQATKKLLHRSILTSAAARWAPSRPFSADVTAAQTADAAFVEGWKKVIPNIDPPQTPLSFMQPRPPTLSSIPSKLTVNFVLPYASELSQKEVDMVIVPATTGQLGVLPGHVSTIAELKPGIMLVHDGNEVTKYFVSSGFAFVHANSYADIIAVEAVPLDRIDASLVQKGLADFTQKLNSASTDLEKAEAQIGVDVHSALNSALTG
- the LOC115732213 gene encoding probable dolichyl pyrophosphate Glc1Man9GlcNAc2 alpha-1,3-glucosyltransferase isoform X1, translated to MTNTPPPPVSELRWHVAVATCLKLLLIPSYRSTDFEVHRHWLALTHSLPLSRWYTDETSPWTLDYPPFFAFFELLLSYAARAVDPVIVHLHRGLNCRSDSVVLFQRITVIAADSCLFYAVYRLTRKCEPRKGRLIWALVIWSPMLLIVDHVHFQYNGFLLGILLLSISYLSEGKDLAGGCLFAILLCFKHLFAVAAPVYFVYLLRRCFRGTFVRGFGRLSALGVAVIAIFAAAYGPFIYHGQMQQVIRRMFPFGRGLCHAYWAPNMWVFYIVMDKVLSFVLRRLGFDIQMPAASFTGGLVGNSSPFAVLPQITPLTTFIMVLLALSPCLIKAWRNPQPKDAARWIAYAYTSGFLFGWHVHEKASLHFVIPLALTAVQSLGDAKHYFWLSIVSCYSLFPLLYEAQEYPIKVLLLLLHCMAMFLGFSALFNESARAKATAPESRKGDQSGEKRSSSLAKGGGFTIGWITRCYLFGILLVELWGQFLHPYILGNKLPFVPLMMISVYCAFGIMYSWIWQLRSIVRCSS
- the LOC115732213 gene encoding probable dolichyl pyrophosphate Glc1Man9GlcNAc2 alpha-1,3-glucosyltransferase isoform X2, with product MTNTPPPPVSELRWHVAVATCLKLLLIPSYRSTDFEVHRHWLALTHSLPLSRWYTDETSPWTLDYPPFFAFFELLLSYAARAVDPVIVHLHRGLNCRSDSVVLFQRITVIAADSCLFYAVYRLTRKCEPRKGRLIWALVIWSPMLLIVDHVHFQYNGFLLGILLLSISYLSEGKDLAGGCLFAILLCFKHLFAVAAPVYFVYLLRRCFRGTFVRGFGRLSALGVAVIAIFAAAYGPFIYHGQMQQVIRRMFPFGRGLCHAYWAPNMWVFYIVMDKVLSFVLRRLGFDIQMPAASFTGGLVGNSSPFAVLPQAWRNPQPKDAARWIAYAYTSGFLFGWHVHEKASLHFVIPLALTAVQSLGDAKHYFWLSIVSCYSLFPLLYEAQEYPIKVLLLLLHCMAMFLGFSALFNESARAKATAPESRKGDQSGEKRSSSLAKGGGFTIGWITRCYLFGILLVELWGQFLHPYILGNKLPFVPLMMISVYCAFGIMYSWIWQLRSIVRCSS